Proteins from a genomic interval of Pseudomonas versuta:
- a CDS encoding DUF1285 domain-containing protein produces MSEPVDVSNLLAQIPKADKGLPPVHLWNTAFCGDIDMRIARDGTWYYMGTPIGRKPMVKLFSTIIRRDGDDYFLITPVEKVGIKVDDAPFVAVTLEVLGQGEQQILRFTTNVEEQITAGSEHPLRIVIDPDTQEPAPYLLVRRNLEALIHRNVFYQLIELAVARPIDGQSWLGVWSSGVFFPIGPEPA; encoded by the coding sequence ATGAGTGAGCCGGTAGACGTCAGTAACCTGTTGGCGCAAATCCCCAAAGCCGACAAAGGCCTGCCACCTGTTCATCTCTGGAATACGGCATTCTGCGGCGATATCGACATGCGTATCGCCCGTGACGGCACCTGGTACTACATGGGCACGCCGATTGGCCGCAAGCCCATGGTCAAACTGTTCTCGACCATCATCCGCCGCGACGGCGATGATTATTTCCTGATCACCCCGGTGGAAAAGGTCGGGATCAAGGTCGATGACGCGCCGTTTGTGGCGGTCACGCTAGAGGTTCTAGGGCAGGGCGAGCAGCAAATACTGCGCTTCACCACCAATGTTGAGGAGCAGATCACGGCCGGCAGCGAACATCCGCTGCGCATAGTGATTGATCCCGATACCCAGGAGCCTGCGCCCTACCTGCTGGTGCGGCGCAATCTTGAAGCGCTGATCCACCGCAACGTGTTCTATCAACTGATCGAGCTGGCGGTTGCCCGGCCCATCGACGGCCAGAGCTGGCTGGGCGTATGGAGCAGCGGCGTGTTCTTCCCCATCGGCCCCGAGCCGGCCTGA